Proteins from a genomic interval of Terriglobales bacterium:
- a CDS encoding regulatory protein RecX — protein MSFSSGRAKRKLNDVELYDYAVASLARKMRTVAELKRLLRARASNDDDGTLAVEAVIAKLKEQKYLNDSRYAAAYSQYRQSNEKFGRRRVIADLKAKGVHSEVIERAVSSAYEEINEEKLARQFLDRKRLHKPGNERESARVFRMLVRAGFSTNIIFKVLKRWDIDDEVLSALESETEPSSID, from the coding sequence ATGTCTTTCTCCAGCGGAAGAGCAAAGCGTAAGCTCAACGACGTTGAGCTCTACGACTATGCTGTGGCATCGCTCGCTCGCAAGATGCGCACGGTTGCCGAATTGAAGAGGCTTTTGCGCGCACGCGCCTCAAATGATGACGACGGCACTCTTGCCGTCGAAGCTGTGATCGCCAAACTCAAAGAGCAAAAGTATCTAAATGACTCTCGCTACGCCGCCGCATATTCCCAATACCGGCAAAGCAACGAGAAGTTCGGACGAAGGCGGGTGATCGCCGATCTCAAAGCAAAAGGTGTACACAGCGAGGTAATCGAGCGCGCGGTGAGTAGCGCCTACGAAGAGATAAATGAAGAGAAGCTCGCGCGGCAGTTTCTGGATCGCAAGCGTCTGCATAAGCCAGGGAACGAGCGCGAGTCTGCGCGCGTTTTCCGCATGCTTGTACGCGCGGGTTTTTCTACCAACATAATCTTCAAGGTGCTTAAACGCTGGGATATCGACGATGAGGTGCTTTCCGCTCTCGAATCCGAAACGGAACCATCGAGCATCGATTAA
- a CDS encoding type II toxin-antitoxin system RelE/ParE family toxin, which produces MIDVLRYINPEEKDLFGEWLNRLRDEKARARVMIRIDRVEVGNFRDCKALGNGLYELRVDWGPGYRVYFARIGKTRVLLLCGGDKRTQPSDVVRARECLEDYKRRTAKR; this is translated from the coding sequence ATGATCGACGTTCTCCGATACATCAACCCCGAAGAAAAGGACCTGTTTGGAGAATGGTTGAATCGATTGCGAGATGAGAAGGCGCGCGCCAGAGTAATGATTCGAATCGACCGAGTTGAGGTCGGTAATTTCCGCGATTGCAAGGCGCTTGGCAACGGACTTTACGAGCTCCGAGTTGATTGGGGTCCAGGTTATCGCGTCTATTTTGCACGCATCGGCAAAACTAGGGTGTTGCTTCTATGCGGGGGAGATAAACGAACTCAGCCTAGTGACGTCGTGCGGGCACGTGAGTGTCTGGAGGACTACAAACGGAGGACAGCCAAGAGATGA
- a CDS encoding SAM-dependent chlorinase/fluorinase: MPNRLITLTTDFGLNDHFVGTMKGVILNINPEAQIVDICNSVQSFDVLDGALAIAQAASYFPSDTVHVVVVDPGVGTQRRPILAVNEKHIFIAPDNGVLSLVYERSERLSVRHVTSEHYFLQPVSQTFHGRDVFAACAGWLSKGVEVAKFGEEITDYIRFSAPKPKSVSENSFKGVVLKTDKFGNLITNITPKDIPQLFEHTPPAFRIVIGKAEVTKIRSAYAQATPGEIFGILGSMGYLEISANRAAANRLAGADKGSDVSVVLA, translated from the coding sequence TTGCCCAACCGACTGATCACCCTGACCACCGACTTCGGGTTAAACGACCACTTTGTGGGAACAATGAAGGGTGTGATTCTCAACATCAATCCGGAGGCGCAGATCGTCGATATCTGCAATTCTGTCCAATCATTCGATGTGCTCGACGGCGCGCTGGCCATTGCTCAAGCTGCATCCTACTTCCCTTCTGACACGGTGCACGTTGTAGTGGTCGATCCCGGAGTGGGAACGCAGCGGCGTCCGATCCTCGCTGTAAACGAGAAACATATCTTCATCGCTCCTGACAATGGCGTGCTCTCGCTGGTCTATGAGCGCTCGGAACGACTGAGCGTCCGTCATGTGACCTCTGAGCATTACTTCCTGCAGCCGGTAAGCCAAACTTTTCACGGTCGCGACGTCTTTGCCGCCTGCGCGGGCTGGCTTAGTAAAGGCGTGGAAGTCGCGAAATTCGGCGAAGAGATTACTGACTACATCCGCTTCTCCGCTCCTAAACCGAAGTCTGTGAGCGAAAACAGCTTCAAAGGCGTGGTGCTGAAGACGGACAAATTCGGGAATTTGATCACCAACATCACGCCAAAAGACATTCCGCAGCTCTTCGAACACACTCCACCGGCGTTTCGCATCGTAATCGGCAAAGCTGAAGTTACGAAGATCCGAAGCGCCTACGCCCAGGCTACGCCGGGGGAGATCTTCGGAATCCTGGGCAGCATGGGTTATCTGGAGATTTCTGCGAATCGTGCCGCCGCGAATCGACTTGCAGGTGCTGATAAGGGCAGCGATGTCTCCGTTGTCCTGGCCTAG
- a CDS encoding addiction module antidote protein has product MKHKPSISHHEATIRELPTNPRFAAEYLRAALEESDDPKVLLIALRRIAESRGGIAKVAKAAGIERESLYRALSPEGNPRLSTLLAVTRAVGLRLTVELAT; this is encoded by the coding sequence ATGAAACACAAGCCCAGCATTTCCCACCATGAAGCTACCATCCGTGAGCTGCCAACAAATCCGCGATTTGCGGCTGAATATCTTCGGGCGGCTTTGGAAGAGAGCGACGATCCCAAGGTTCTGCTTATTGCTTTACGACGTATTGCCGAATCAAGGGGAGGCATTGCCAAGGTGGCTAAAGCCGCAGGCATCGAACGAGAGAGCCTGTATCGTGCGCTGTCACCCGAAGGAAACCCACGGCTTTCGACGCTGCTGGCTGTGACCAGGGCGGTCGGCTTGAGGCTTACCGTCGAGTTGGCAACGTAG